In Neofelis nebulosa isolate mNeoNeb1 chromosome 10, mNeoNeb1.pri, whole genome shotgun sequence, one DNA window encodes the following:
- the LOC131487372 gene encoding olfactory receptor 56A3-like — protein sequence MTAHQNDTISSEVSDFLLNCFVRSHTWQLSFSLPLSLLFFLAMGANGVLLITIWLEASLHEPMYYLLSILSLLDIVLCLTVIPKVLAIFWFELKSISFYSCFLQMYIMNCFLAMESCTFMVMAYDRYVAICHPLRYPSIITDQFVAKAAIFILARNVISTVPIPILSSRLHYCGRKVIENCICANMSVSRLSCNDVTINRLYQFAGGWTLLGSDLILIFLSYTLILRAVLRLKAEGAVAKALSTCGSHFILILFFSTILLVFVLTHVVKKKVSSDVPVLLNVLHHVIPAALNPIVYGVRTQEIKQGIQRLLKKGW from the coding sequence ATGACAGCACACCAAAATGACACCATCTCCTCTGAGGTTTCAGATTTCCTCCTGAATTGTTTTGTCAGGTCCCACACCTGGcaactttctttttccctccccctaagccttctcttcttcctggccATGGGGGCCAATGGTGTTCTCCTGATCACTATATGGCTGGAAGCCTCTCTGCATGAGCCCATGTACTATCTACTCAGCATCCTCTCCCTATTGGACATTGTGCTCTGCCTCACTGTCATTCCCAAGGTCCTGGCCATCTTTTGGTTTGAACTCAAGTCCATCAGCTTCTATTCCTGCTTCCTCCAGATGTACATTATGAACTGTTTCCTTGCCATGGAGTCCTGCACATTCATGGTCATGGCCTATGACCGTTATGTGGCCATCTGCCATCCACTGAGGTACCCATCCATCATCACTGACCAATTTGTAGCCAAggctgccatttttattttggccAGGAATGTTATTTCTACAGTGCCTATTCCCATTCTCTCATCCAGACTCCATTATTGTGGGAGAAAAGTCATTGAAAACTGCATCTGTGCCAATATGTCTGTCTCCAGGCTCTCCTGTAATGATGTCACCATCAATCGCCTCTACCAGTTTGCTGGAGGCTGGACACTGCTAGGATCTGACCTCATCCTCATCTTCCTCTCCTACACCCTCATACTGCGAGCTGTGCTGAGACTCAAGGCAGAAGGTGCTGTGGCCAAGGCCCTGAGCACATGCGGTTCCCACTTCATCCTTATCCTCTTCTTCAGCACCATCCTTCTGGTCTTCGTGCTCACTCATGTGGTGAAGAAGAAGGTCTCCTCTGATGTTCCAGTCTTGCTCAACGTCCTCCACCATGTCATCCCCGCAGCCCTCAACCCCATAGTTTATGGAGTGCGGACCCAGGAGATCAAGCAAGGAATCCAGAGATTATTAAAGAAAGGGTGGTAA